In uncultured Ilyobacter sp., a genomic segment contains:
- a CDS encoding mechanosensitive ion channel domain-containing protein — protein sequence MVYYVALILVLLFTLIYLLFRLRTLENHFKGNVEENKNFGAMRNGSTIFKKTLKRSKEKALKNIGARFTIIRRSLFLFWFLIMLFLLLYPFMGNFSKGVFSVFASTGTIFLGFAAKPFIENIIAGMVITLSKQFNVGDTIVIKDQYGVVEDINMTHTIVKLWDWQRFVIPNVNMLKENFINYSLVDQSQWSKVEFWVSYEADISVVKELSLRVAKENPHINLTSEPHFWVMEMSSENIKCWVAALTDTPANGWSFKNEFRLKFYKELRKLGIKPHFKYIVINEKNEELGTKRKTDKY from the coding sequence ATGGTATATTATGTTGCTTTGATTTTAGTTTTGCTATTTACTTTGATTTATCTTTTATTTAGGCTTAGAACCTTAGAGAATCATTTTAAGGGAAATGTCGAGGAAAATAAAAATTTTGGTGCCATGAGAAATGGATCGACTATTTTTAAAAAAACTCTCAAAAGGTCTAAGGAAAAGGCTCTCAAAAATATAGGGGCTAGATTTACAATCATAAGAAGGTCACTTTTTCTTTTTTGGTTTTTAATAATGTTATTTTTATTACTTTATCCTTTTATGGGGAATTTTTCAAAGGGTGTCTTTTCTGTGTTTGCATCTACTGGAACTATATTTTTAGGATTTGCAGCCAAACCTTTTATAGAAAACATCATAGCCGGAATGGTAATAACCCTTTCGAAACAATTTAATGTAGGAGACACTATAGTTATAAAGGATCAATATGGTGTGGTGGAAGATATAAATATGACACATACCATAGTAAAGTTGTGGGATTGGCAAAGATTTGTAATACCCAATGTGAACATGCTCAAAGAGAATTTTATAAACTACTCCCTTGTGGACCAATCCCAGTGGTCTAAGGTAGAATTTTGGGTTTCCTATGAAGCTGATATAAGTGTAGTTAAAGAGCTGTCCCTAAGGGTGGCTAAGGAAAATCCACATATAAATCTCACAAGCGAACCACATTTTTGGGTGATGGAAATGAGCTCTGAAAACATAAAGTGCTGGGTAGCAGCTCTTACAGACACTCCTGCCAACGGTTGGTCATTTAAGAATGAGTTCAGACTGAAGTTTTATAAGGAGCTTAGAAAATTAGGCATAAAACCTCATTTTAAATATATAGTTATAAATGAAAAAAATGAAGAGCTTGGAACGAAAAGAAAAACCGATAAATATTAA